In one Candidatus Aegiribacteria sp. genomic region, the following are encoded:
- a CDS encoding flippase-like domain-containing protein yields MKKGGIWKHVVPGIIIAGIALYLTYRKTDTTYLLLVLKEMQWEVLLLVLVPLSLSYVFRIFRWRFLLSPISDVSTKDAAGPLIIGFFVNSILPGRVGEILRALLLSRRTSVPRASSFATVVLARIFDGLTLAAMTLIVLTVFWSELDSTTRLGLIAAGLLYLIILMTLIFLRKWKEGTARIISAPLRWVRLKSLSVKFEKLLISFSHGLEILRDWRDTLRVSLYSLCVWCSLILSVIPVFWAMHLQILWYYPLLVLVLAGLGMMIPTPAGAGTVHGALVLVLPGLIGITAENARILALMFHTTQFVPIILIGLIVALKEGVTTSQVSRIAGSEESEINNEGSNPEDTVIDMPD; encoded by the coding sequence TTGAAAAAGGGCGGTATATGGAAACATGTTGTTCCAGGTATTATCATTGCTGGAATTGCATTATATCTCACCTACAGGAAGACAGATACTACATATTTGTTATTGGTTCTGAAAGAGATGCAATGGGAAGTTCTTCTGCTTGTGCTTGTACCTCTTTCTTTGAGCTATGTTTTTAGAATATTCAGATGGCGGTTTCTTCTTTCACCCATCAGCGATGTATCAACAAAGGATGCTGCAGGTCCTCTGATCATAGGATTTTTTGTGAATTCAATTCTTCCCGGGAGAGTTGGAGAGATACTTAGAGCTCTGCTTCTTTCGAGAAGAACATCCGTGCCCAGAGCAAGTTCCTTCGCGACCGTGGTTCTTGCCAGAATTTTCGATGGACTTACACTTGCAGCCATGACCCTTATCGTACTTACAGTATTCTGGAGTGAGCTTGACAGCACAACAAGGCTGGGACTGATTGCAGCCGGACTGCTATATCTGATAATTCTTATGACACTAATATTCCTTCGAAAATGGAAAGAGGGGACAGCCAGGATTATATCCGCCCCTCTCCGATGGGTCAGGCTTAAATCACTATCGGTGAAATTTGAAAAACTTCTAATCTCCTTCTCCCATGGTCTTGAAATACTCCGGGATTGGAGAGATACCCTGCGCGTAAGCCTGTATTCCCTGTGTGTCTGGTGCTCACTGATCTTATCGGTGATTCCCGTATTCTGGGCTATGCATCTGCAGATCCTGTGGTACTATCCATTACTTGTTCTGGTGCTTGCAGGGCTTGGTATGATGATTCCCACCCCCGCTGGAGCGGGTACTGTGCATGGCGCCCTGGTACTTGTTCTTCCAGGGCTCATCGGGATAACTGCTGAAAATGCGCGTATACTGGCACTGATGTTCCATACCACCCAGTTTGTGCCGATAATACTGATTGGCCTGATAGTTGCGCTAAAGGAAGGTGTGACAACTTCCCAGGTCAGCAGGATTGCTGGCAGCGAGGAATCGGAAATAAACAATGAAGGCTCCAATCCTGAGGATACAGTAATTGATATGCCGGATTGA
- a CDS encoding NAD(P)-dependent oxidoreductase, whose protein sequence is MKVEFLITGASGQLGRALIDLLGKDAVGTDLPEVDITDTDSVRTAVDRIDPKWIINCAAVADVDLCQRVPELAMKVHKDGVANLVRTGRRLVTISTDHVFTGFKGQTKPFLEDDETSPANVYGESKLLGEAEALDADPGNIVVRTSWMYSSTGGMIPFLWRSLSESGEVLAVGNQVACLTYAPDLARAIVDIVTHDGSGVYHLINRPGVTPAEAAKRLTEFAGGIVGEISWSDLYLDAPRPVYSELTTSRGVQLPTVWDAIESWRISNV, encoded by the coding sequence ATGAAAGTTGAGTTCCTTATTACCGGTGCCTCGGGTCAACTGGGGAGAGCATTGATCGATCTTCTGGGGAAGGATGCTGTAGGAACTGATCTGCCGGAGGTGGATATTACCGATACTGATTCCGTCAGGACGGCTGTCGACAGAATTGATCCGAAGTGGATTATCAATTGCGCTGCTGTGGCGGATGTGGACCTGTGCCAGAGGGTACCTGAACTGGCTATGAAAGTACACAAGGATGGCGTGGCAAATCTAGTGAGAACAGGCAGAAGACTGGTAACAATCTCCACCGATCATGTATTCACAGGTTTCAAAGGGCAGACAAAACCTTTTCTTGAAGATGATGAAACCTCTCCTGCCAATGTATACGGTGAGAGTAAACTGCTGGGGGAAGCTGAGGCACTTGATGCGGATCCTGGAAATATTGTTGTCAGAACATCCTGGATGTACTCCTCAACAGGAGGGATGATCCCATTTCTCTGGAGATCTCTTTCAGAATCGGGCGAAGTCCTGGCTGTAGGAAATCAGGTAGCCTGTCTTACATATGCGCCGGATCTTGCAAGAGCAATCGTTGATATTGTCACTCATGATGGAAGCGGAGTGTATCACCTTATCAACAGGCCTGGAGTGACGCCGGCAGAAGCTGCCAAAAGACTGACTGAATTTGCAGGCGGTATCGTAGGTGAGATCTCATGGTCCGACCTTTATCTTGATGCCCCGAGACCTGTCTATTCTGAACTGACTACATCCAGGGGGGTACAACTGCCCACCGTATGGGATGCGATAGAAAGTTGGAGGATAAGTAATGTCTGA
- a CDS encoding SIS domain-containing protein, which translates to MSDIDEYIESAGCVLNSVDGSVVEEAAGLCIECVRNGGTVFFCGNGGSAADSQHLAGELVGRFRMERKAIPAVALTANSAIITAIANDYDFTEIFSRQIEALGKPGDVLIAITTSGTSENVLKAVKAARRRSMQTIGFTGAGGGALVDMTDACVKITSEETSHIQEALLVAGHAICYAVEKALADFEQLI; encoded by the coding sequence ATGTCTGATATAGATGAATACATTGAATCAGCGGGATGTGTTCTAAATTCGGTAGACGGTTCAGTAGTTGAAGAAGCGGCCGGTCTATGTATAGAATGTGTTCGAAACGGCGGAACCGTTTTTTTCTGCGGAAACGGTGGCAGTGCTGCTGATTCGCAACATTTAGCAGGTGAACTCGTAGGAAGGTTTCGTATGGAGAGAAAAGCCATACCAGCTGTTGCCCTCACCGCTAATTCAGCGATAATAACCGCGATAGCCAACGATTACGATTTTACTGAGATATTTTCCAGACAGATCGAAGCCCTGGGTAAACCGGGAGATGTCTTGATAGCTATAACCACAAGCGGTACTTCGGAGAACGTGCTGAAAGCCGTGAAGGCAGCGCGAAGAAGATCTATGCAAACCATCGGTTTTACTGGTGCGGGAGGGGGAGCACTGGTAGACATGACCGATGCTTGTGTCAAAATCACATCCGAGGAAACCAGCCACATTCAGGAAGCTCTTCTTGTAGCGGGCCATGCCATCTGCTACGCTGTCGAGAAAGCACTGGCCGATTTTGAGCAGCTGATTTGA
- a CDS encoding zinc ribbon domain-containing protein produces the protein MPTYEYKCSNCGHRFEEFHNMNDTAERKCPECGNRVERMIGTGSGIIFKGAGFHANDYAKPKSGDKSGSCPSGSCCSKD, from the coding sequence ATGCCTACTTACGAATACAAATGCAGCAATTGCGGACACAGGTTCGAAGAATTCCATAATATGAATGATACCGCCGAAAGAAAGTGTCCGGAATGTGGAAACAGGGTTGAGAGGATGATAGGAACAGGTTCCGGAATCATCTTCAAGGGTGCTGGATTTCACGCAAATGACTATGCGAAACCGAAGAGTGGAGACAAATCCGGCAGTTGTCCCTCCGGCTCATGCTGCAGTAAAGACTGA